A single region of the Xiphophorus maculatus strain JP 163 A chromosome 3, X_maculatus-5.0-male, whole genome shotgun sequence genome encodes:
- the LOC111608103 gene encoding uncharacterized protein LOC111608103 isoform X3, protein MVGLMIFLLIDSSLYGVLCSTFQVSLVQTVRVLRGSCVTVPCSFDIPSKYEGNLNEQCEAKWVDKNKSNPQLTDTNAVTGDLTRKNCTTTFGNMRPDHSNTYYFRLDCSSSLRGTFTMAGVTLTVTDDLPSPTLTPSTLEVNDGDSVNLTCSAPVPCLSHPPNLTWTPTLGYSQETLQENQDKTFVKTSVLNFNASYLHDGEKISCTSVYRKQDGSADASFSTTAIILCRSCGQFEISLPQTVQVLRGSCVTVPCSFGMKRKYEQYLNGGCRALWVYSDSSDPRLTDTNPVTGNLTEKNCTTTFSNMQHGHSNTYNFRLDCNGLKYTFKSASVNIEVIDNFPSPTLTPSTLEMNDGDSVSLTCSAPVSCLSRPPNLTWTPTPGESEETLQENQDKTLVKISVLNFNASYLHDGEKISCNAVYQKQDGNSDTTLTSTTTILCRSCGQFEISLPQTVQVLRGSCVTVPCSFGMKRKYEQYLSGGCRALWVYSGSSDPRLTDTNPVTGNLTEKNCTTTFSNMQHGHSNTYNFRLDCNGLKYTFKTASVKIEVKDNFPTPTLTPSTLVVKNGDSVSLTCSALVPCLSYPPNLTWTPPLHNSQEKLLENQGKTPMRISVLNFTASRQNHGQISCVAAYQKQDESRAVTFSTRVNIQCPECDKFEISLPQTVQVLSGTCVTIPCSFELQREYEKHLHGECTALWVYLESTDARLTDTNPVTGNLTEKNCTTTFYNVQPNHSSLYYFRLDCKTLRYTFKEASVKIDVKEHFPSPTLTVSILEGKEGDWVNLTCSTPSPCLTHPPTLTWTPKMGDIMETMQMSPNKSTAKTSVLSFIATNLHHRQNISCTATYKMGNGNSNSSLTTSLKTEILFRPKILPSSSCIKTTSQINCSCEIVGNPPILLWLFNGQPVNQSGKVYAISHSLNDTYLRSTITVNQQQERNLSSLLCFSFNSLGSDSKQLFINSPHIPAENQVSPRILPSSSCIQRINQINCSCEIVGNPPILQWFFNGQPVNQSENFVITDSLNGTYLRSTITVNQSQDRNLSSLLCFTFNSLGSDSKQLFINSPHISGENQVPPKILPSSACIKTRSQINCSCEIVGNPPMLQWLFNGQPVNQSGKGFIITDSMNGTYLRSTITVNQQQERNLSSLLCFSFNSLGSDSKQLFMNSPQIIAENQVPPRILPSSSCIKTTSQIDCSCEIVGNPPILLWLFNGQPVNQSGNVYAISHSLNGTYLRSTITVNQQQERNLSSLLCFSFNSLGSDSKQLFINSPRILGENQVSPRILPSSICFQRTNQINCSCEIVGNPPILQWFFNGQPVNQSENFVITDSLNGTYLRSTITVNQSQDRNLSSLLCFTFNSLGSDSKQLFINSPHISGENQVPPKILPSSACIETRSQINCSCEIVGNPPMLQWLFNGQLVNQSGKGFIITDSLNGTYLRSTITVNQQQERNLSSLLCFSFNSLGSDSKQLFINSPRILGENQVSPRILPSSSCIQRTNQINCSCEIVGNPPMLQWLFNGQPVNHSEVFVITDSLNGTYLRSTITVNQSQDRNLFSLLCFTFNSLGSDSKQLFIKSPQILAENQGKGQISVFISTTVILLVLVCVLLFVIRFQKTHHYPLYNIFGGKQTKVQNTSEDDISIKEITSIMKRGSLNNDVDDSL, encoded by the exons ATGGTTGGACTTATGATTTTTCTTCTCATTGACTCTTCGCTGTATG GTGTCCTGTGCAGTACGTTTCAGGTGTCCTTGGTGCAAACTGTACGGGTTTTGAGAGGATCCTGTGTGACTGTCCCCTGCTCCTTTGACATACCGAGCAAATATGAAGGCAACCTAAATGAACAATGTGAAGCAAAATGGGTTGACAAGAATAAAAGCAATCCACAATTGACAGATACAAATGCAGTGACAGGAGACCTAACAAGGAAAAACTGTACCACCACTTTTGGCAACATGCGACCTGATCATAGTAATACTTACTACTTCAGACTGGATTGCAGCAGTTCTCTAAGAGGAACATTTACCATGGCTGGTGTGACTCTCACAGTCACAG ATGATCTTCCCTCACCAACTCTGACTCCATCCACACTGGAGGTGAATGATGGAGACTCGGTGAATCTGACCTGCTCTGCTCCGGTTCCTTGTCTGTCTCACCCTCCAAATCTGACATGGACCCCCACACTGGGTTACAGTCAGGAGACACTGCAAGAAAACCAGGACAAAACATTTGTTAAGACCTCTGTCCTGAACTTCAATGCTTCCTACCTCCACGATGGAGAGAAAATTTCCTGCACATCTGTGTACAGGAAACAAGATGGAAGTGCTGACGCCTCATTTTCCACAACAGCAATTATTTTGT GCAGAAGCTGTGGCCAGTTTGAAATCTCTCTACCACAGACTGTACAAGTTCTGAGAGGATCCTGTGTCACCGTCCCCTGCTCTTTTGGCATGaagagaaaatatgaacaatatttaaatgGCGGATGCAGAGCTCTGTGGGTTTACTCAGATAGCAGTGATCCAAGACTAACAGATACAAACCCAGTGACAGGAAACTTAACGGAGAAAAACTGCACCACCACCTTCAGCAACATGCAGCATGGCCATTCCAACACCTATAACTTTAGACTAGATTGTAATGGTCTCAAATACACTTTTAAGTCAGCAAGTGTAAATATTGAAGTCATAG ATAATTTTCCCTCACCAACTCTGACTCCATCCACATTGGAGATGAATGATGGAGACTCAGTGAGTCTGACCTGCTCTGCTCCCGTTTCCTGTCTGTCTCGTCCTCCAAATCTGACATGGACCCCCACACCGGGGGAGAGTGAGGAGACACTGCAGGAGAATCAAGACAAAACTCTGGTCAAGATCTCTGTTCTGAACTTTAATGCTTCTTACCTTCATGATGGAGAGAAAATCAGTTGCAACGCTGTCTACCAGAAACAAGATGGAAACTCTGATACAACTTTGACCTCAACAACAACTATTTTGT gcagAAGCTGTGGCCAGTTTGAAATCTCTCTACCACAGACTGTACAAGTTCTGAGAGGATCCTGTGTCACCGTCCCCTGCTCCTTTggcatgaaaagaaaatatgaacaatatTTAAGTGGTGGATGCAGAGCTCTGTGGGTTTACTCAGGCAGCAGTGACCCAAGACTAACAGATACAAACCCAGTGACAGGAAACTTAACAGAGAAAAACTGCACCACCACCTTCAGCAACATGCAGCATGGCCATTCCAACACCTATAACTTTAGACTGGATTGTAATGGTCTCaaatacacttttaaaacagcaaGTGTAAAAATTGAAGTCAAAG ATAATTTTCCCACACCAACTCTGACTCCATCCACATTGGTGGTGAAGAACGGAGACTCAGTGAGTCTGACCTGCTCTGCTTTGGTTCCCTGTCTGTCTTATCCTCCAAATCTGACATGGACCCCCCCACTACATAACAGTCAGGAGAAACTGTTGGAGAATCAGGGGAAAACGCCCATGAGGATATCGGTTCTGAACTTCACTGCTTCTCGTCAGAATCATGGACAAATCTCCTGCGTTGCTGCCTACCAGAAACAAGATGAAAGCCGTGCTGTAACCTTTTCCACAAGAGTAAATATTCAAT GCCCTGAGTGTGACAAGTTTGAGATCTCTCTGCCGCAGACTGTACAAGTTCTGAGCGGGACCTGTGTCACTATTCCATGCTCCTTTGAGCTGCAAAGAGAATATGAAAAACACTTGCATGGGGAATGTACAGCTCTGTGGGTTTACTTGGAAAGCACTGACGCAAGACTAACAGATACAAATCCAGTAACTGGGAACCTAACAGAGAAAAACTGCACTACCACCTTCTATAATGTCCAGCCTAATCATTCCAGCTTATATTACTTTAGACTGGATTGCAAAACTCTTAGATACACGTTTAAAGAAGCAAGTGTAAAAATTGATGTCAAAG AACATTTTCCCTCACCAACTCTGACTGTGTCCATACTGGAGGGGAAGGAGGGAGACTGGGTGAATTTGACGTGCTCTACTCCATCTCCATGCCTAACTCATCCCCCAACTCTGACATGGACCCCCAAAATGGGGGATATTATGGAGACAATGCAGATGAGCCCAAATAAATCTACAGCTAAGACCTCTGTCCTGAGTTTCATTGCTACCAATCTCCATCACAGACAGAACATCTCCTGTACTGCTACTTACAAGATGGGGAATGGAAACTCTAACTCATCACTTACTACAAGTTTGAAAACAGAGATTTTGT TTCGTCCAAAGATCCTGCCCTCTTCTAGTTGCATCAAAACAACAAGTCAAATCAACTGTTCCTGTGAAATTGTGGGAAACCCTCCTATCTTGCTGTGGCTTTTCAATGGGCAACCAGTCAACCAATCTGGGAAGGTTTATGCTATCAGTCACTCCCTGAATGACACGTATCTGAGGAGCACCATCACTGTGAATCAGCAACAGGAGAGAAACTTATCGTCATTGCTCTGTTTCAGCTTCAATTCATTGGGATCAGACAGTAAACAGCTATTCATCAACTCACCTCATATTCCAGCAGAAAATCAAG TTTCTCCAAGGATCCTGCCCTCTTCTAGTTGCATTCAACGCATAAACCAAATCAACTGTTCCTGTGAAATTGTGGGAAACCCTCCCATCTTGCAGTGGTTTTTCAATGGGCAGCCTGTAAACCAATCTGAGAATTTTGTCATCACTGACTCTTTGAATGGCACATATCTGAGGAGCACCATCACTGTGAATCAGTCACAGGACAGAAACTTGTCTTCCTTGCTCTGCTTCACCTTCAATTCATTGGGATCAGACagtaaacagctttttattaatTCCCCTCACATTTCTGGAGAAAATCAAG TTCCTCCGAAGATCCTGCCCTCTTCCGCTTGTATCAAAACAAGAAGTCAAATCAACTGTTCCTGTGAAATTGTAGGAAACCCTCCAATGTTGCAGTGGCTTTTCAATGGGCAGCCTGTAAACCAATCTGGGAAGGGTTTTATCATCACTGACTCTATGAATGGCACATATCTGAGGAGCACCATCACTGTGAATCAGCAACAGGAGAGAAACTTGTCGTCATTGCTCTGCTTCAGTTTCAATTCATTGGGATCAGACAGTAAACAGCTTTTTATGAACTCGCCTCAGATTATAGCAGAAAATCAAG ttccTCCGAGGATCCTGCCCTCTTCTAGTTGCATCAAAACAACAAGTCAAATCGACTGTTCCTGTGAAATTGTGGGAAACCCTCCTATCTTGCTGTGGCTTTTCAATGGGCAACCAGTCAACCAATCTGGGAACGTTTATGCTATCAGTCACTCTCTGAATGGCACGTATCTGAGGAGCACCATCACTGTGAATCAGCAACAGGAGAGAAACTTGTCGTCATTGCTCTGCTTCAGCTTCAATTCTTTGGGTTCAGACAGTAAACAGCTTTTCATCAACTCACCTAGGATTTTAGGAGAAAATCAAG TTTCTCCAAGGATCCTGCCCTCTTCTATTTGCTTTCAACGCACAAACCAAATCAACTGTTCCTGTGAAATTGTGGGAAACCCTCCCATCTTGCAGTGGTTTTTCAATGGGCAGCCTGTAAACCAATCTGAGAATTTTGTCATCACTGACTCTTTGAATGGCACATATCTGAGGAGCACCATCACTGTGAATCAGTCACAGGACAGAAACTTGTCTTCCTTGCTCTGCTTCACCTTCAATTCATTGGGATCAGACagtaaacagctttttattaatTCCCCTCACATTTCTGGAGAAAATCAAG TTCCTCCGAAGATCCTGCCCTCTTCTGCTTGTATCGAAACAAGAAGTCAAATCAACTGTTCCTGTGAAATTGTAGGAAACCCTCCAATGTTGCAGTGGCTTTTCAATGGGCAACTTGTCAACCAATCTGGGAAGGGTTTTATCATCACTGACTCTTTGAATGGCACATATCTGAGGAGCACCATCACTGTGAATCAGCAACAGGAGAGAAACTTGTCGTCATTGCTCTGCTTCAGCTTCAATTCTTTGGGTTCAGACAGTAAACAGCTTTTCATCAACTCACCTAGGATTTTAGGAGAAAATcaag TTTCTCCAAGGATCCTGCCCTCTTCTAGTTGCATTCAACGCACAAACCAAATCAACTGTTCCTGTGAAATTGTGGGAAACCCTCCAATGTTACAGTGGCTTTTCAATGGGCAACCTGTCAACCACTCTGAGGTTTTTGTCATCACTGACTCTTTGAATGGCACATATCTGAGGAGCACCATCACTGTGAATCAGTCACAGGACAGAAACTTGTTTTCCTTGCTCTGCTTCACCTTCAATTCATTGGGATCAGACagtaaacagctttttattaaaTCCCCTCAAATTTTGGCAGAAAATCAAG GTAAAGGGCAGATTTCTGTGTTCATCAGCACAACCGTCATCTTACTAGTTTTAGTGTGTGTCTTGCTGTTTGTTATCAG GTTTCAGAAGACTCACCATTACCCTCTATATAATATATTTGGAGGCAAACAGACGAAG GTACAAAACACAAGTGAAGATGACATCAGTATAAAAGAAATCACATCGATTATGAAAAGAGGAAGCCTAAATAATGACGTTGATGATTCGTTGTAG
- the LOC111608103 gene encoding uncharacterized protein LOC111608103 isoform X2 has translation MVGLMIFLLIDSSLYGVLCSTFQVSLVQTVRVLRGSCVTVPCSFDIPSKYEGNLNEQCEAKWVDKNKSNPQLTDTNAVTGDLTRKNCTTTFGNMRPDHSNTYYFRLDCSSSLRGTFTMAGVTLTVTDDLPSPTLTPSTLEVNDGDSVNLTCSAPVPCLSHPPNLTWTPTLGYSQETLQENQDKTFVKTSVLNFNASYLHDGEKISCTSVYRKQDGSADASFSTTAIILCRSCGQFEISLPQTVQVLRGSCVTVPCSFGMKRKYEQYLNGGCRALWVYSDSSDPRLTDTNPVTGNLTEKNCTTTFSNMQHGHSNTYNFRLDCNGLKYTFKSASVNIEVIDNFPSPTLTPSTLEMNDGDSVSLTCSAPVSCLSRPPNLTWTPTPGESEETLQENQDKTLVKISVLNFNASYLHDGEKISCNAVYQKQDGNSDTTLTSTTTILCRSCGQFEISLPQTVQVLRGSCVTVPCSFGMKRKYEQYLSGGCRALWVYSGSSDPRLTDTNPVTGNLTEKNCTTTFSNMQHGHSNTYNFRLDCNGLKYTFKTASVKIEVKDNFPSPTLTPSTLEMNDGDSVSLTCSAPVSCLSRPPNLTWTPTLGESEETLQENQDKTLVKISVLNFNASYLHDGEKISCNAVYQKQDGNSDTTLTSTTTILCRSCGQFEISLPQTVQVLRGSCVTVPCSFGMKRKYEQYLNGGCRALWVYSGSSDPRLTDTNPVTGNLTEKNCTTTFSNMQHGHSNTYNFRLDCNGLKYTFKSASVNIEVKDNFPSPTLTPSTLEMNDGDSVSLTCSAPVSCLSRPPNLTWTPTLGESEETLQENQDKTLVKISVLNFNASYLHDGEKVSCNAVYKKQDGNSDTTLTSTTTILCRSCGQFEISLPQTVQVLRGSCVTVPCSFGMKRKYEQYLNGGCRALWVYSDSSDPRLTDTNPVTGNLTEKNCTTTFSNMQHGHSNTYNFRLDCNGLKYTFKTASVKIEVKDNFPSPTLTPSTLKIKEGESVSLMCSAPAPCLPHPPTLTWTPTLGKIQETLQENRNKTKFKTSVLNFTASLLHNKQNISCTAVYKKQDGSSDAAFTTGLMPDVLYSPKNLTVSASPSGSVLENSNVVLTCNSNANPAEQNYTWYRADEGQETVLGTGQILNIKISADKKIFFCRAVNEIGEGRSELRHIDVWFPSQILFSSNCTKTANQLNCSCETVGNPTPMTHWFLNGQPVSPSSQVVVTKEFLNGSPLRSIITVNEPQNKDLSTLLCFSSNSLGSASKQFCVSGLESSRENQGQITLAGFIATVVAFVLVVFALLVLIWFQKTHSKPRGIGGDIDTNAYLMTEESQVPNMIEDAIYANTAELSQAEICQPSNETDNEISESSGKKSEDLVYARVNWSRKMKAKKPENDANMKLTGNSFSEEEKFERGDMLFLSSALEMGSLYAEVKTRNSKIDISSTNMTGPLMILLIGSLLQGSNCNRYQANLPQIVQVMTGSCLTVPCSFNVADQSALNNQCQAIWRSQSTGNAQQLADRNPQTGDLTKKNCTTTFNNIQLSHTKSYYFRIDCSNLLKYSFYPPFVKIDVTDNFPSPTLTPSTLKIKEGESVSLMCSAPAPCLPHPPTLIWTPKLGDIQEALQENLDKTKFKTSVMNFTASHLHNKQNISCTAVYKKQDGSSDAGLSTLLVPDVLYSPKNVTVSVSPSGPVVENSNVTLTCNSDANPAEQNYTWHGVDGSKEIVIGNEKILNIIVSTSKKRFFCTAENVLGEKPSNISDIDVLFPSQILFSSKCMKTSNRVNCSCETVGNPSPTTHWYLNGKPVIQSSQMVITHEFLNSSYLRSIITVDEPQDRDLSTLQCFSSNSLGSFSKGFCVSYLDNSRENEGQIWMPVSIAIVVVFLLIICALLLVVGFQRTHYTPKSVAAASGQHGAKEQTKADNCQPSTGTDLSCNNLEKMSKSSADKSEDVIYASLNWRENNKAKEEDFYVNLELPDVSRWNEKKCENVGEHSVSNEEEIGSLHAEDKTKNIRKGSEVVYAQVKFQTKTRV, from the exons ATGGTTGGACTTATGATTTTTCTTCTCATTGACTCTTCGCTGTATG GTGTCCTGTGCAGTACGTTTCAGGTGTCCTTGGTGCAAACTGTACGGGTTTTGAGAGGATCCTGTGTGACTGTCCCCTGCTCCTTTGACATACCGAGCAAATATGAAGGCAACCTAAATGAACAATGTGAAGCAAAATGGGTTGACAAGAATAAAAGCAATCCACAATTGACAGATACAAATGCAGTGACAGGAGACCTAACAAGGAAAAACTGTACCACCACTTTTGGCAACATGCGACCTGATCATAGTAATACTTACTACTTCAGACTGGATTGCAGCAGTTCTCTAAGAGGAACATTTACCATGGCTGGTGTGACTCTCACAGTCACAG ATGATCTTCCCTCACCAACTCTGACTCCATCCACACTGGAGGTGAATGATGGAGACTCGGTGAATCTGACCTGCTCTGCTCCGGTTCCTTGTCTGTCTCACCCTCCAAATCTGACATGGACCCCCACACTGGGTTACAGTCAGGAGACACTGCAAGAAAACCAGGACAAAACATTTGTTAAGACCTCTGTCCTGAACTTCAATGCTTCCTACCTCCACGATGGAGAGAAAATTTCCTGCACATCTGTGTACAGGAAACAAGATGGAAGTGCTGACGCCTCATTTTCCACAACAGCAATTATTTTGT GCAGAAGCTGTGGCCAGTTTGAAATCTCTCTACCACAGACTGTACAAGTTCTGAGAGGATCCTGTGTCACCGTCCCCTGCTCTTTTGGCATGaagagaaaatatgaacaatatttaaatgGCGGATGCAGAGCTCTGTGGGTTTACTCAGATAGCAGTGATCCAAGACTAACAGATACAAACCCAGTGACAGGAAACTTAACGGAGAAAAACTGCACCACCACCTTCAGCAACATGCAGCATGGCCATTCCAACACCTATAACTTTAGACTAGATTGTAATGGTCTCAAATACACTTTTAAGTCAGCAAGTGTAAATATTGAAGTCATAG ATAATTTTCCCTCACCAACTCTGACTCCATCCACATTGGAGATGAATGATGGAGACTCAGTGAGTCTGACCTGCTCTGCTCCCGTTTCCTGTCTGTCTCGTCCTCCAAATCTGACATGGACCCCCACACCGGGGGAGAGTGAGGAGACACTGCAGGAGAATCAAGACAAAACTCTGGTCAAGATCTCTGTTCTGAACTTTAATGCTTCTTACCTTCATGATGGAGAGAAAATCAGTTGCAACGCTGTCTACCAGAAACAAGATGGAAACTCTGATACAACTTTGACCTCAACAACAACTATTTTGT gcagAAGCTGTGGCCAGTTTGAAATCTCTCTACCACAGACTGTACAAGTTCTGAGAGGATCCTGTGTCACCGTCCCCTGCTCCTTTggcatgaaaagaaaatatgaacaatatTTAAGTGGTGGATGCAGAGCTCTGTGGGTTTACTCAGGCAGCAGTGACCCAAGACTAACAGATACAAACCCAGTGACAGGAAACTTAACAGAGAAAAACTGCACCACCACCTTCAGCAACATGCAGCATGGCCATTCCAACACCTATAACTTTAGACTGGATTGTAATGGTCTCaaatacacttttaaaacagcaaGTGTAAAAATTGAAGTCAAAG ATAATTTTCCCTCACCAACTCTGACTCCATCCACATTGGAGATGAATGATGGAGACTCAGTGAGTCTGACCTGCTCTGCTCCCGTTTCCTGTCTGTCTCGTCCTCCAAATCTGACATGGACCCCCACACTGGGGGAGAGTGAGGAGACACTGCAGGAGAATCAAGACAAAACTCTGGTCAAGATCTCTGTTCTGAACTTTAATGCTTCTTACCTTCATGATGGAGAGAAAATCAGTTGCAACGCTGTCTACCAGAAACAAGATGGAAACTCTGATACAACTTTGACCTCAACAACAACTATTTTGT gcagAAGCTGTGGCCAGTTTGAAATCTCTCTACCACAGACTGTACAAGTTCTGAGAGGATCCTGTGTCACCGTCCCCTGCTCCTTTggcatgaaaagaaaatatgaacaatatttaaatgGTGGATGCAGAGCTCTGTGGGTTTACTCAGGCAGCAGTGACCCAAGACTAACAGATACAAACCCAGTGACAGGAAACTTAACAGAGAAAAACTGCACCACCACCTTCAGCAACATGCAGCATGGCCATTCCAACACCTATAACTTTAGACTAGATTGTAATGGTCTCAAATACACTTTTAAGTCAGCAAGTGTAAATATTGAAGTCAAAG ATAATTTTCCCTCACCAACTCTGACTCCATCCACATTGGAGATGAATGATGGAGACTCAGTGAGTCTGACCTGCTCTGCTCCCGTTTCCTGTCTGTCTCGTCCTCCAAATCTGACATGGACCCCCACACTGGGGGAGAGTGAGGAGACACTGCAGGAGAATCAGGACAAAACTCTGGTCAAGATCTCTGTTCTGAACTTTAATGCTTCTTACCTTCATGATGGAGAGAAAGTCAGTTGCAACGCTGTCTACAAGAAACAAGATGGAAACTCTGATACAACTTTGACCTCAACAACAACTATTTTGT gcagAAGCTGTGGCCAGTTTGAAATCTCTCTACCACAGACTGTACAAGTTCTGAGAGGATCCTGTGTCACCGTCCCCTGTTCCTTTGGCATGaagagaaaatatgaacaatatttaaatgGTGGATGCAGAGCTCTGTGGGTTTACTCAGATAGCAGTGACCCAAGACTAACAGATACAAACCCAGTGACAGGAAACTTAACAGAGAAAAACTGCACCACCACCTTCAGCAACATGCAGCATGGCCATTCCAACACCTATAACTTTAGACTGGATTGTAATGGTCTCaaatacacttttaaaacagcaaGTGTAAAAATTGAAGTCAAAG ATAATTTTCCCTCACCAACTCTGACTCCGTCCACCCTGAAGATAAAGGAGGGAGAGTCAGTGAGTCTGATGTGCTCTGCTCCAGCTCCATGTCTGCCTCATCCTCCGACACTGACTTGGACCCCAACACTGGGCAAGATTCAGGAAACACTGCAGGAGAATCGGAACAAAACCAAATTCAAGACCTCTGTTCTGAACTTCACTGCTTCTCTCCTCCACAATAAACAGAACATTTCCTGCACTGCTGTGTACAAGAAACAAGATGGAAGCTCTGATGCAGCTTTTACCACAGGATTAATGCCAGATGTTTTAT attccCCTAAAAATCTCACAGTTTCAGCCAGTCCGTCTGGTTCGGTTCTAGAGAACAGCAATGTGGTTCTGACATGCAACAGTAATGCCAACCCAGCAGAGCAGAATTACACCTGGTATAGAGCTGATGAAGGACAGGAAACTGTCCTTGGAACTGGACAGATTTTGAACATTAAAATTTCAGCAGacaagaagatttttttctgcagagctGTAAATGAGATTGGAGAAGGACGTTCCGAACTCAGGCATATAGATGTTTGGT TCCCTTCACAGATCCTGTTCTCATCAAACTGCACCAAAACTGCAAATCAGCTCAACTGCTCCTGTGAAACTGTGGGAAACCCGACTCCAATGACTCATTGGTTCTTGAATGGGCAACCTGTTAGTCCATCTAGCCAGGTGGTGGTTACAAAAGAGTTTCTAAATGGCTCACCTTTGAGGAGCATCATCACTGTGAATGAGCCACAGAACAAAGATCTGTCCACCTTGCTGTGCTTCAGCTCCAACTCCTTGGGATCAGCCAGTAAACAGTTTTGTGTCAGCGGCCTTGAGAGCTCAAGAGAAAACCAAG GTCAGATCACACTGGCTGGTTTCATTGCCACAGTTGTTGCTTTTGTACTGGTAGTATTTGCCCTCCTGGTTTTAATCTG GTTTCAAAAGACACACTCCAAACCTAGAGGGATTGGAGGTGATATTGATACAAATGCATATCTAATGACGGAGGAAAGTCAG GTACCAAACATGATTGAAGATGCAATTTATGCAAACACTGCTGAACTTAGTCAAGCAGAAATTTGCCAACCTTCCAATGAAACTGACAACGAAATAAGTGAAAGTTCAGGAAAGAAAAGTGAAGATCTGGTTTATGCCCGTGTGAATTGGTCAAGAAAGATGAAAGCAAAGAAGCCGGAGAATGATGCAAACATGAAACTCACTGGCAACTCCTTTTCAGAGGAAGAGAAATTTGAGAGGGGAGACATGCTTTTTCTGAGCTCTGCACTGGAAATGGGAAGTCTGTATGCAGAAGTTAAGACCAGAAAT AGTAAGATTGACATCAGCTCAACAAACATGACTGGACCTCTGATGATTCTTCTCATTGGCTCTTTACTACAAG gctCCAACTGTAACCGATATCAGGCTAACTTGCCACAGATTGTACAAGTTATGACAGGATCATGTCTGACGGTGCCCTGCTCCTTTAATGTAGCGGATCAAAGCGCCTTAAATAACCAATGTCAAGCTATTTGGCGTTCCCAAAGCACAGGCAATGCCCAACAGCTTGCTGACAGAAATCCACAAACAGGAGActtaacaaagaaaaactgcaccACAACTTTCAACAATATCCAGCTTTCTCATACCAAGAGTTATTACTTCAGAATCGACTGTAGCAATCTtctaaaatacagtttttaccCACCATTTGTAAAAATTGATGTCACAG ATAATTTTCCCTCACCAACTCTGACTCCGTCCACACTGAAGATAAAGGAAGGAGAGTCAGTGAGTCTGATGTGCTCTGCTCCAGCTCCATGTCTGCCTCATCCTCCAACTCTGATTTGGACCCCAAAACTGGGGGACATTCAGGAAGCACTGCAGGAGAATCTGGACAAAACTAAATTCAAGACGTCTGTTATGAACTTTACTGCTTCTCACCTCCACAATAAACAGAACATTTCCTGCACTGCTGTGTACAAGAAACAAGATGGAAGCTCTGATGCTGGTCTTTCAACACTATTAGTTCCAGATGTTTTGT aTTCCCCTAAgaatgtcacagtttcagtcAGTCCCTCTGGTCCGGTTGTAGAGAACAGCAATGTGACTCTGACATGTAACAGTGATGCCAACCCAGCAGAGCAGAATTACACCTGGCATGGAGTTGATGGATCCAAGGAAATTGTCATTGgaaatgaaaagattttaaacatcATAGTGTCTACAAGCAAAAAGAGGTTTTTTTGCACGGCTGAAAATGTTCTTGGCGAAAAACCTTCAAACATCAGTGACATAGATGTTCTGT ttccTTCACAGATATTATTTTCATCTAAATGCATGAAAACTTCAAATCGGGTCAACTGTTCCTGTGAAACAGTAGGAAACCCGTCTCCAACAACACATTGGTACTTGAATGGGAAGCCAGTGATTCAGTCTAGCCAGATGGTGATTACACATGAGTTTCTAAATAGCTCATATCTGAGGAGCATTATCACTGTTGATGAACCACAGGACAGAGATCTGTCCACCTTGCAGTGCTTCAGCTCCAATTCTCTGGGTTCATTCAGTAAAGGGTTTTGTGTCAGCTACCTTGACAACTCAAGAGAAAATGAAG GTCAAATCTGGATGCCTGTCTCCATTGCCattgttgtagtttttctaCTTATAATATGCGCCTTGCTGCTTGTTGTCGG GTTTCAGAGGACTCACTATACACCTAAAAGTGTCGCAGCTGCTTCAGGTCAACATGGAGCCAAAGAGCAAACCAAG GCCGACAACTGCCAACCTTCAACTGGAACTGATCTAAGCTGCaataatctggaaaaaatgagtaaaagCTCAGCAGACAAAAGTGAAGATGTGATATATGCTAGTTTAAATTGGAGAGAAAATAACAAAGCGAAGGAGGAAGACTTTTACGTGAATCTTGAACTGCCCGATGTCTCCCGTTGGAATGAGAAAAAGTGTGAGAATGTGGGAGAACATTCTGTGAGCAATGAAGAAGAAATAGGAAGTCTGCATGCTGAAGATAAGACTAAAAACATAAGAAAGGGATCAGAGGTTGTATATGCGCAGGTTAAATTTCAGACCAAAACCCGAGTCTGA